The following coding sequences are from one Triticum aestivum cultivar Chinese Spring chromosome 5A, IWGSC CS RefSeq v2.1, whole genome shotgun sequence window:
- the LOC123103003 gene encoding sialyltransferase-like protein 2, which yields MKPRHLPPVLVLALLSLLSLSLRRHLTPLQLPLRPAAGDPLLRRLAAVEGVGSEQVLADAAALLVNGSISTFPSLGNRQRLLYLRLPYVRSARGPPRPRTVSRLRIPAEALPSDESLLASFRTSLHSFLLAHHRRRRGGTGNVASVMSELAGVLGRRFPTCAVVGNSGGLLGSGRGPQIDAHELVIRLNNARVAGFVADVGAKTSLSFVNSNILHLCASRSAATAAGCGCHPYGPTVPMAIYICQPAHLLDALICNATATHASPFPLLVTDARLDALSARIAKYYSIRRFVSDTGAPASNWTRKHDERYFHYSSGMQAVVMALGVCEELSLFGFGKPAGAKHHYHTNQKKELDLHDYQAEYDFYGHLQARPEMVPFLDEAQGFTVPPVRLYW from the coding sequence GCCGCTTCGTCCCGCCGCCGGGGACCCGCTCCTTCGTCGCCTCGCCGCGGTGGAAGGCGTGGGATCCGAGCAAGTCCTCGCCGACGCGGCTGCACTGCTCGTGAATGGCTCGATATCCACGTTCCCCAGCCTTGGCAACCGCCAGCGCCTCCTCTACCTCCGCCTCCCGTACGTCCGCTCCGCCCGCGGCCCGCCGAGGCCGAGGACCGTGTCCCGCCTCCGCATCCCCGCCGAGGCACTCCCCTCCGACGAATCCCTGCTCGCGTCCTTCCGCACGTCTCTCCACTCCTTCCTCCtcgcccaccaccgccgccgccggggcGGAACCGGTAATGTGGCCAGCGTCATGAGCGAGCTCGCCGGCGTCCTCGGGCGGCGCTTCCCGACCTGCGCGGTCGTAGGGAATAGCGGCGGGCTCCTCGGCTCCGGCCGCGGACCGCAGATCGACGCGCACGAGCTCGTCATCCGCCTCAACAACGCACGCGTGGCCGGCTTCGTCGCCGACGTCGGCGCCAAAACCTCGCTCTCCTTCGTCAACTCCAACATCCTCCACCTCTGCGCGTCCCGCAGTGCCGCCACCGCCGCAGGCTGCGGGTGCCACCCGTATGGCCCCACCGTGCCCATGGCCATATACATCTGCCAGCCCGCGCACCTCCTGGACGCCCTCATCTGCAACGCAACCGCCACCCACGCCTCCCCATTCCCGCTCCTCGTCACCGACGCGCGCCTGGACGCGCTCTCGGCGCGCATTGCCAAGTACTACTCGATCCGGCGATTCGTGTCGGACACGGGTGCTCCGGCGAGCAACTGGACCCGGAAGCACGACGAGAGGTACTTCCACTATTCGTCAGGTATGCAGGCGGTGGTGATGGCGCTGGGGGTATGCGAGGAACTGAGCCTATTCGGGTTCGGCAAGCCGGCAGGGGCCAAGCACCATTATCACACGAACCAGAAGAAGGAGCTGGACCTGCACGACTACCAGGCGGAGTACGATTTCTACGGCCACCTCCAGGCGCGGCCGGAGATGGTGCCGTTCCTTGACGAGGCCCAAGGCTTCACGGTGCCGCCGGTCAGGTTGTACTGGTGA